The following nucleotide sequence is from Trifolium pratense cultivar HEN17-A07 linkage group LG2, ARS_RC_1.1, whole genome shotgun sequence.
GccaaaaatgtattttaaagAGTAAAGAAGCTCGTTATGAAATAAAAGTTACCTCGTCATAGACCCATTTCATATTCTTTGGGTTATCAGGGTCAAAAGGAACTCCACGGTGAACCTATACATTAAACTTTGGTTAAAAGAAATGgattgttacaaaataaaagaaaagatgaCCGATCATTTACCTCATCCCATTTGATTAAGTGAGCATATTCAATACAATGGGCAGCAGTTCTAGGGGTTTCTGCCAGGGTACATAAAGGAAACTTTACTTGAGGTGGAAAAAGCCATATGGTACACTCAAAGCACGGTGTGATCCCTGGCATTATAACCCTGGCATGGCCCTTGAAACCTTCAGTCCCGCCATCCACCATAGGTTTGATCGTTTCTTCTCGTGGGTTGTCATCAGAATCATACTCTAAATTTATCAgtcaaaataaaagaaactaaaattAGCATAAGCACAACCCTTAGGAGAGGGAGATGAAAATAACATACTTAAAGCAAATACTATACAAGTATGAAATCTACAAAATGTACTTGTGTAGAATAATTAATAGAATGAAAATCTTTATGCCAAACAACCGGGCAGACGTGATACTATTTTCTCCGTGTGTAAAAACAACCAAGTATTTGAAACACAAGCATCGCTCCTCAAACAAAAAAGCAAAGGAACATATAGGTAATAACAACTAAAGTATTTGAAGCACAACCATAACTCCTCGAATAAAAAAGCAAAGGAACATATAAAGACAAAGGATTTAACACACACCTAGAAAGCTACAAGCAACAGTATTGATGTAGCTCCGCGCCTCAATGGAATCAAGACCAAGAGCAATAATAGCAAACTCATTATAAAACTCAATATTCTTATCCTCAATCCGGCAAAAATGTGGCACAATATCCACTCCACTAATTCTTTCCATTACACGTTTAGCAGCTACCTCAGCTTTCGGTTTTCCAACATCCTCAAGTctaacaacaaacaaacaagaaTTCCACAAATCAAATACCCATAACTGTAATTTAAGCAAAAGGGgtttagtttagtttagtttaCCTAAACAAAAATTGGCGATTAAGATTAGTAACTTCAATACGATCCATATCAATAACCTCGAGGTTACGAAAACCAGACAAGGCTAAATCTTTCAACAATTCACAACCTAACCCGCCTGCCCCAACAACCAAAATTCTGACGTATTCATCAAGATCTTTGCTTAACTACaagaagaaacagaaaataagtAAAAAGACATACATAGATGATGAAACTTAGGAGGAGTGAAAAGGGTTTTACCTGTTCGCCAGGTTCAAAAGTTGGACCGACGAGATTGCCGGGTCGGAGAAGGAGCTTGTCGAGGTCCCTTGATCGACTTGGTTGTTGCAATGGAACTGAGGTATCTGCCATAACTGTTACAGAGTTGTGAGttctaaaattgaaattgaaaattcaaaaccCTTTCCCACAAAAGGGTTAGGGTAGAAGAAGATGGGTTGCTTGATTTATAAGCTCGCTCGCTCGCTCTATTATGTTTTCGAATCGCTCATTCGTGTTCCTATACCTGGGGCTTTGCTTGCTGGGATTCTTTTTCTAccgcagtttttttttttatgaaagtttttttttaattatgaatcttttattttttattttaatgaaatatATGAGTACTGTActtttaaacaaaaacaaataaaactatgaatttgatttgttttttaattgatgattgaattcaattttttgattttttctaaaaaaaataatcatgaaTATTATTAGGATTTAGTTGTTATgcacactgtcaaccaatatcaaccatgttttccgccacatcatcCCACTTCACCCCTTTTttgacatgacatggcaaaatgatgattatttattggacgatcgtgtaaaactattttacaccgtcaatgcatatcaattaaactcatattattAATGGATGTTCATATAGGTCATTGTCTCATGTAATTGGCTCATTATATTTACCTATATataaatactatatattattgtaaTGTAACTCTAATACTAGGGGGAATAATATAGACtattcttttttcctttttcatctaTATTATTTCTATTTAGATCAATTTATAACACATTATCAACACGATACTTGCACATGTATGTACACATAATCTCCTTTGCCATTATGGGTGCTCAAATCTAaacaaatccaaataaaaaccgcaaaccgatccaaaaaaactgAAAACCACAAAAAAAGCGAATAATTTTGGATGTGTTTAAATATCCTTTTTCTGAAAAtcgctggatcggatcggatttcagATTAAGTGATCAAAACCGATTAAAACCAAACTAAACAGCATAcatactttttaatatttatttacctttttattagtatgatatattgcattaacatattaattattggtctttaattttctcaataatacttattatttcaatttaatCTACTATAATTGGTTCACTATACCAATGTAATTGGCTCGCTATGTTTATAGTATATTATGTATAATTTTTGTAGTAAATAACATAACTATTACcactctcttttctctcttcgtctaggttattattttttttcttcaagtaacCTAATAATTAAAAGTGGATAAATGGGATGAGAATATCATGGCAGAAATGTGCCTCTAATAGGATAGACGAGAGAAGGCTTGACCGAAATTCAAACCCCAATCCATGCACATATAATCCAATATCTTATCACAAGACATGTAGTCTCTACTCTCTTCATCTATATTATTACTCCCGTTTATATcaatttataacataatatcattttaatcattttcctcaaaaaaaaaatattaatcattttttctttaggGCCCATTTGGCATAGACGggatataataaaattatccTATCTTATTTCTATCTGATTTTTGGTGCACCAATTAGAAATGATAAATTTAGCCTAATACTAATCATACCCTATAGACTCTTTGTTATTCTAATCCTTATTTTTAGCTGTCTGCAACCTCATAGGATTATACTAATCTGGCGCCTTTTCACTCTCACTTCACACTTTTTCCCCATGCCAACTCCTCTCTAATCCTACTCGTTGTcgtttctctcttctctcaGGTAACCATCGATGAAATTTTTGCTTCTTCATTCCTCTTCAATATTGATTATTTGCTTCTTCATTCTTCTTCATTCCTCATATGAtaatttgcttcttcttctcaTAATTTGCTTCCTATTTCTATCCTATCCCACGCACCAAATGGAcccgttaatttttttcttatatgtgTTTAGATCaatttatgaatattattagtgttctttaatttataatttttgcttatgtgtaaacacctctaatttagtaacaaaaaaaaaaaaaaacctctaaTTTACGGTTGTTCCCTCGTATGATATGTTAAGCACGTGTTTTCACGCGCGTACAGTATTTTGGACGTCAAACAGTTGTAGGAGGTGGAAGCGCAACCTCTGTTACTCATCAATGGCCGCCTCTTCCTCTTCCGTTCGTATTGTCGTCGTCGGTGATGTGGTAAACTAACTAACTCTCTTTACAATTCTACAATCTTATTCACTCTCATTCCCAAACGCATAATCTTATTCACTGAAACATAACTTTCttattttgtcaagcatgaTTGCTGGAACTTTGAACAAGATTCCAAGGCACTTCAATTCCTTCAGGTAATTTTCCCcatcattctttttcttttattcatatttcataaagttttttttttttgttgcatatATTGATTATATTCTGCTGAAAACACACGTTCCAATTGATTCAATTATTATTCATGTAAACCTAAATATAAATAGTTTAGGGtttacttattatatttataaaggaATTGAGGGACTAACTTCATGGATTAGTTTCTTTTAGTTTACTACTTCAACTTGCTTCCTAAGATAGCTTTATGTTTAAGGTTTGTGAAGACTCGAGAGCTTGTTTCTCGTCTCCTCTAAGATTCCTATCCACCGTCACCGTCGTTCTATATTTACAGATGTCATGAATGTTTTCCAACATGCATATGTATATGAAAATTAGTCCATATAATTTAAGTGCTTATGATatggg
It contains:
- the LOC123907817 gene encoding NEDD8-activating enzyme E1 catalytic subunit, which encodes MADTSVPLQQPSRSRDLDKLLLRPGNLVGPTFEPGEQLSKDLDEYVRILVVGAGGLGCELLKDLALSGFRNLEVIDMDRIEVTNLNRQFLFRLEDVGKPKAEVAAKRVMERISGVDIVPHFCRIEDKNIEFYNEFAIIALGLDSIEARSYINTVACSFLEYDSDDNPREETIKPMVDGGTEGFKGHARVIMPGITPCFECTIWLFPPQVKFPLCTLAETPRTAAHCIEYAHLIKWDEVHRGVPFDPDNPKNMKWVYDEAVKRAELFGIPGVTYSFTQGVVKNIIPAIASTNAIISAACALETLKIATGCSKTLSNYLTYNGSEGLHTKVTEFERDKDCLVCGPGIRIELDPSITLQKFMDLLEEHPKLQLSKASVTHRGKNLYMQAPPVLEEMTRPNLSLSLFNLMGKLPKDIVHVNGMTSKNDQKTSCLRKLRVVFKGVDGVADMDTAGGA